A region of Campylobacter armoricus DNA encodes the following proteins:
- a CDS encoding pseudouridine synthase, translated as MRINKFISHNSKYSRREADELIKQGLVKINNKIALLSDEVKFDDKVFIKGKILHKKTQFSVIIYHKQKGEIVTKKDDRGRKTIYDTLPKQFKTWLSVGRLDFASEGLLLLTDSPVIADALMHSDLEREYYLKVKGSVDKNVIEAMQNGLEIQNEKKGAHAKTKITSMSFAPFIDFEIFGSSGGYTKLKVIINEGKNRELRRFFGHFDLEVMDLKRVAFGALDLGMLKAGKYRYLENGEYEKLRDFLKTNDIKY; from the coding sequence ATGAGAATCAACAAATTCATCTCACACAATAGCAAATACTCCCGTCGTGAAGCCGATGAGCTTATCAAACAAGGATTGGTTAAAATAAATAATAAAATAGCCCTTTTAAGCGATGAAGTTAAATTCGATGATAAAGTCTTTATAAAGGGCAAAATTTTACATAAAAAGACGCAATTTAGTGTTATTATTTACCATAAACAAAAAGGCGAGATTGTCACTAAAAAAGATGATAGAGGTAGAAAAACCATTTATGATACTTTACCTAAACAATTTAAAACTTGGCTAAGTGTAGGTAGGCTTGATTTTGCTAGTGAAGGTTTGCTTTTATTAACTGATTCTCCTGTGATTGCAGATGCATTAATGCATAGTGATTTAGAAAGGGAGTATTATTTAAAAGTAAAAGGAAGTGTTGATAAAAATGTTATCGAAGCAATGCAAAATGGTTTAGAAATTCAAAACGAAAAAAAAGGAGCTCATGCTAAAACAAAAATCACTTCTATGAGTTTTGCTCCTTTTATTGATTTTGAAATTTTTGGTTCAAGTGGTGGATACACCAAATTAAAAGTTATCATCAATGAAGGTAAAAACAGAGAGTTAAGACGCTTTTTTGGGCATTTTGACTTAGAAGTGATGGACCTTAAACGCGTAGCTTTTGGAGCTTTGGATCTTGGTATGTTAAAAGCAGGAAAATACCGCTACTTAGAAAATGGAGAATATGAAAAATTGCGTGATTTTTTAAAAACAAACGATATTAAATATTAA
- a CDS encoding radical SAM protein, translated as MIDKKQLLENQLFQNRYIKQNISWYFSHLNGKRGIARIFKVPYAALMKKFYLKKYFEKRVLEGKVDIPYLELVLTTRCTLRCESCNNLMQYFSPSNQYTCTLEGIIESLELLLSKVDSIARIRIIGGEPLLFKDLPQLIDYLDAQKKILTFSLVTNATIDFKDELVKKLKNSNKVRKITISDYKRSPNLKIPLKQESILRKLRENKIPFSMDSSGENSTWSDPEKIYKRGRSKEDIIKNYYNCQMSCVSLMTSEGLENKQLAPKGAVFVCPISSSLSRLKGLEEFDGDFLNLENPKEKIFEFYSQDFYKSCDYCRDFSQPIKKIPIAIQTDKVLKLQKD; from the coding sequence ATGATAGATAAAAAACAATTATTAGAAAATCAATTATTTCAAAATAGATATATAAAGCAAAATATTTCTTGGTATTTTTCTCATTTAAATGGTAAAAGAGGGATTGCTAGAATTTTTAAAGTTCCTTATGCTGCTTTGATGAAAAAATTTTACTTGAAAAAATACTTTGAAAAAAGGGTTTTAGAAGGCAAGGTGGATATTCCTTATTTAGAATTAGTTTTAACTACAAGATGCACTTTGCGCTGTGAATCTTGTAATAATTTGATGCAGTATTTTTCACCATCAAATCAATATACTTGTACTTTAGAGGGTATTATAGAATCATTAGAACTACTTTTATCTAAGGTAGATTCTATCGCAAGGATTAGAATCATAGGTGGAGAGCCTTTGTTATTTAAGGATTTGCCACAATTGATTGATTATTTAGATGCTCAAAAGAAAATACTAACTTTTTCTTTGGTTACTAATGCAACTATTGATTTTAAAGATGAATTGGTGAAAAAGTTAAAAAATTCTAATAAAGTTAGAAAAATTACAATTTCAGATTATAAAAGATCGCCAAATTTAAAAATTCCGCTAAAACAAGAAAGTATTTTAAGAAAATTAAGAGAAAATAAAATTCCATTTTCTATGGACTCTAGTGGTGAAAATTCTACTTGGAGTGATCCTGAAAAAATTTACAAACGCGGTAGAAGTAAAGAAGATATAATCAAAAATTATTATAATTGTCAAATGTCATGTGTGAGTTTGATGACATCTGAGGGCTTAGAAAATAAACAATTAGCACCTAAAGGAGCTGTTTTTGTTTGTCCTATATCAAGTTCTTTATCACGCTTAAAAGGACTTGAAGAATTTGATGGTGATTTTTTAAATTTAGAGAATCCTAAAGAAAAAATTTTTGAATTTTATTCTCAAGATTTTTATAAATCTTGCGATTATTGTAGAGATTTTAGCCAACCTATCAAAAAAATTCCAATTGCAATTCAAACTGATAAAGTTTTAAAATTACAAAAAGATTAA
- the prfA gene encoding peptide chain release factor 1, which yields MLADKLKPFLERFDELNTLLSDINISNDISKMTALSKEQKNLEPIVTKAQEYLKTLDDIEENKLLLPDIELGELAKEELKNLEILKPQLEEELKILLLPKDPNDDKNIFLEIRAGTGGDEASLFVGDLVKAYIRYAENRDYKYEIVSSSEGSVGGFKEIIILIKGNGAYSRLKYEGGTHRVQRVPETESQGRVHTSAITVAIMPEVDDVEIQINPNDLKIDVMRSSGHGGQSVNTTDSAVRITHIPTGIVVVNQDGKSQHKNKESAMKVLKARLFEMQEQERLAKESETRKSQVGSGDRSERIRTYNFPQNRISDHRINLTLYRLDAILEDGLFDEIIEPLIAYHQAEALKQENL from the coding sequence ATGTTAGCTGATAAACTCAAACCTTTTTTAGAACGCTTTGATGAGTTAAATACTCTTCTAAGCGATATTAATATTTCTAATGATATCTCTAAAATGACAGCTCTATCTAAAGAGCAAAAAAACTTAGAACCTATAGTAACAAAAGCGCAAGAATACCTTAAGACTTTAGATGATATAGAAGAAAATAAACTTCTTCTACCTGATATAGAATTAGGCGAATTAGCAAAAGAAGAATTAAAAAATTTAGAAATTCTTAAGCCACAACTTGAAGAAGAATTAAAAATTCTTTTACTGCCAAAAGATCCAAATGATGATAAAAACATATTCTTAGAAATTCGTGCAGGAACAGGTGGAGATGAAGCTTCATTATTTGTTGGCGATTTAGTAAAAGCTTATATACGCTATGCTGAAAATCGTGACTATAAATACGAAATCGTGAGCTCAAGTGAAGGTAGTGTAGGTGGATTTAAAGAAATTATTATTCTCATAAAAGGAAATGGAGCTTATTCTAGATTAAAATATGAAGGTGGAACACATAGAGTTCAAAGAGTACCTGAAACAGAATCTCAAGGTAGAGTTCATACTTCAGCTATTACGGTTGCTATTATGCCCGAAGTTGATGATGTAGAAATTCAAATCAATCCAAATGATTTGAAAATTGATGTAATGCGTAGTAGCGGACATGGTGGACAAAGCGTAAATACCACAGATAGTGCTGTAAGAATCACTCATATTCCAACTGGCATAGTCGTAGTTAATCAAGATGGCAAAAGCCAGCACAAAAACAAAGAAAGCGCGATGAAAGTCTTAAAAGCAAGGCTTTTTGAAATGCAAGAACAAGAACGCCTAGCCAAAGAAAGCGAGACAAGAAAATCACAAGTTGGAAGTGGTGATAGAAGTGAGCGCATACGCACTTATAATTTCCCTCAAAATAGAATTAGCGATCATAGAATTAATCTTACTTTATATAGACTTGATGCGATTTTAGAAGATGGATTGTTTGATGAAATTATAGAGCCTTTAATTGCTTACCATCAAGCAGAAGCTTTAAAACAAGAAAATTTATAA
- a CDS encoding purine-nucleoside phosphorylase — protein MKNLIVCAGGNEEFKFAQSIGIGLVNSAFSLGKILSQVKVDKVIFIGTCGIYQEGKILDIYESSNAANLEYAVLSNSFYTPIANEVRLNVSHETMVNSSNYICKDENIAKEFFKKGMHIENMEAYAVLSCAKMQGIEGICYLCATNFCNESAHENFLKNHQKAKELLKDFLLDKKLI, from the coding sequence TTGAAAAATCTAATAGTGTGTGCAGGAGGAAATGAGGAATTTAAATTTGCACAAAGTATAGGTATAGGTTTGGTTAATTCTGCTTTTTCTCTAGGTAAAATTTTAAGTCAAGTAAAAGTGGATAAAGTGATCTTTATAGGTACATGTGGAATTTATCAAGAAGGAAAAATTTTAGATATTTATGAGAGTTCTAATGCGGCAAATTTAGAATACGCAGTTTTATCTAATAGTTTTTATACACCTATAGCAAATGAAGTTAGATTAAATGTTTCACATGAAACTATGGTTAATTCTTCAAATTATATTTGTAAAGATGAAAATATTGCTAAAGAATTTTTTAAAAAAGGTATGCATATAGAAAATATGGAAGCATATGCGGTGCTTTCTTGTGCCAAAATGCAAGGGATAGAAGGAATTTGTTATTTATGTGCGACAAATTTTTGTAATGAATCTGCACATGAGAATTTTTTAAAAAACCACCAAAAAGCAAAAGAATTATTAAAAGATTTTTTGTTAGATAAAAAACTTATATAG
- the rlmN gene encoding 23S rRNA (adenine(2503)-C(2))-methyltransferase RlmN, whose translation MSELKNILDFTKEELENLVQPKFRAKQIFEWVYKKYVDDFLQMSSLPKDFRVYLQENFHFSPLKCVKDEKSKDGSIKYLFELLDGKKIEAVLLPMKEELMDENGKIIKHARYTICVSSQVGCKSGCSFCLTAKGGLKRNLTAGEIVGQILWIKKHNNIPYERRVNIVYMGMGEPLDNLKNVSKAIKILADNDALAISPRRQTISTSGLAKQIKELGEMNLGVLLAISLHAVNDELRSELMPINKAYNIASIMEAVRNFPIDQRKRVMFEYLLIDGVNDKIEHAKELVKLLNGIKAKVNLILFNPHEGSLYKRPSVEAAIKFQDYLSAKGVTCTIRESKGLDISAACGQLKERQSKQ comes from the coding sequence TTGAGTGAATTAAAAAATATATTAGATTTTACTAAGGAAGAGTTAGAAAATTTAGTCCAACCAAAATTCAGAGCAAAACAAATTTTTGAATGGGTATATAAAAAATATGTAGATGATTTTTTGCAAATGTCATCTTTGCCAAAAGATTTTAGAGTATATTTACAAGAAAATTTTCATTTTTCACCTTTAAAATGTGTTAAAGATGAAAAAAGCAAAGATGGGAGCATTAAATATCTTTTTGAGCTTTTAGATGGTAAAAAAATCGAAGCCGTTTTGCTTCCTATGAAAGAAGAGCTTATGGATGAAAATGGTAAAATCATTAAACATGCAAGATATACCATTTGTGTTTCTTCTCAAGTAGGGTGTAAAAGCGGGTGTAGTTTTTGTCTTACTGCTAAAGGTGGCTTAAAAAGAAATTTGACTGCAGGGGAGATAGTAGGGCAAATTTTATGGATCAAAAAGCACAATAACATACCTTACGAAAGAAGGGTTAATATAGTTTATATGGGTATGGGTGAGCCTTTAGATAATCTTAAAAATGTTTCTAAGGCAATTAAAATTTTAGCTGATAATGATGCTTTGGCGATAAGCCCTAGAAGACAAACTATAAGCACAAGTGGTTTGGCAAAACAGATTAAAGAGCTTGGAGAAATGAATTTAGGTGTGCTTTTAGCTATTTCGCTCCATGCTGTAAATGATGAGCTTAGAAGTGAATTAATGCCTATTAATAAAGCTTATAATATAGCAAGCATTATGGAAGCAGTGAGAAATTTTCCTATAGATCAGCGTAAAAGAGTGATGTTTGAATACCTTTTAATCGATGGAGTAAATGATAAAATAGAACATGCAAAAGAACTAGTCAAGCTTTTAAATGGTATAAAAGCTAAAGTAAATTTAATACTTTTTAATCCACATGAGGGAAGTTTATATAAAAGACCAAGTGTTGAAGCAGCGATTAAATTTCAAGATTATTTAAGTGCCAAGGGCGTTACTTGCACGATAAGAGAAAGCAAAGGACTTGATATTTCAGCAGCATGCGGACAGCTTAAGGAAAGGCAGAGCAAACAATGA
- the rpsT gene encoding 30S ribosomal protein S20, with amino-acid sequence MANHKSAEKRARQTIKRTERNRFYRTRLKNITKAVREAAANNDKETAQNALKIANKSIHAMVSRGFLKKQTASRRVSRLALLVNKLA; translated from the coding sequence ATGGCAAACCATAAATCTGCTGAAAAAAGAGCAAGACAAACTATCAAAAGAACTGAAAGAAATAGATTTTATAGAACAAGATTGAAAAACATTACAAAAGCAGTTCGTGAAGCAGCAGCAAACAATGACAAAGAAACTGCACAAAATGCACTAAAAATAGCTAATAAAAGTATTCACGCTATGGTAAGTCGTGGATTTTTGAAAAAACAAACTGCATCACGCCGTGTAAGCAGATTAGCATTATTGGTAAATAAATTAGCATAA
- the rsmA gene encoding 16S rRNA (adenine(1518)-N(6)/adenine(1519)-N(6))-dimethyltransferase RsmA produces MIKAKKHFGQNFLCDKSVVDKIIQAIPKDTKNIVEIGPGLGDLTQELLKIPQAYIRAYEIDKDLIPILNKKFQNEIEGGNFELIHQNASDAFDQGSLSEKEYFLVANLPYYIATNLILKALDDKNCLGLIVMVQKEVAQKFCANEKESNFSALGVLCALICQRQMLFDINPESFNPPPKVTSAVMKLIKTTHYRQKCENIEAFKDFLRACFQNPRKQLLSNFKNKKEKILKAFEALNIPITSRAHEISVDLYLKIYDYLKDDYERRKQNSRAK; encoded by the coding sequence ATGATAAAAGCAAAAAAACATTTTGGACAAAATTTTTTATGTGATAAAAGCGTGGTAGATAAAATCATCCAAGCCATACCCAAAGATACTAAAAATATCGTTGAGATTGGGCCTGGCTTAGGTGATTTAACGCAAGAACTTTTGAAAATCCCACAAGCTTATATTAGAGCTTATGAGATTGATAAAGATTTGATTCCTATTTTAAATAAAAAATTTCAAAATGAGATTGAAGGTGGAAATTTTGAGCTTATTCATCAAAATGCAAGTGATGCTTTTGATCAAGGAAGTTTAAGTGAGAAAGAGTACTTTTTAGTAGCAAATTTACCATATTATATTGCTACAAATTTGATTTTAAAAGCCCTAGACGATAAAAATTGTCTTGGGCTTATAGTAATGGTGCAAAAAGAAGTCGCACAAAAATTTTGTGCAAATGAAAAAGAAAGTAATTTTTCGGCTTTAGGAGTACTTTGTGCATTAATATGCCAAAGACAAATGCTTTTTGATATAAATCCAGAAAGTTTTAACCCTCCACCAAAAGTTACTTCAGCTGTAATGAAACTAATCAAAACCACTCATTATCGGCAAAAATGTGAAAACATAGAAGCTTTTAAAGATTTTCTTAGAGCTTGTTTTCAAAACCCTAGAAAACAACTCTTATCAAATTTTAAAAACAAAAAAGAAAAAATTTTAAAAGCATTTGAAGCACTAAACATTCCTATCACCTCAAGAGCTCATGAAATTAGCGTTGATTTATACCTTAAAATTTATGATTATTTAAAGGATGATTATGAGCGAAGAAAACAAAACTCAAGAGCAAAATAA
- a CDS encoding ribonuclease J, translated as MSEENKTQEQNKPKRFNKFRNKRKKNLQNQEQNSKITNEAKLENTQAEASEEKKKKKKNRNLPSKLSGNEEWQVELSKSIEANKIMHELRLHPLKHNNSSEHKIRITPLGGLGEIGGNITIFETNNDAIIVDIGMSFPDGTMHGVDIIIPDFDYVRKIKNKIRAIIITHAHEDHIGAVPYFFKEFQFPIYATPLALGMISNKFEEHGLKAERKWFRPVTKRQVYEIGDFDLEWIHITHSIIDACALAIKTKAGTIIHTGDFKIDQTPIDGYPTDLNRLAYYGEEGVLCLLSDSTNSYKEGYTKSESSVGPTFDQIFAKTKGRVIMSTFSSNIHRVYQAISYGLKYGRKVCVIGRSMERNLYTTMELGYIKLDRKIFIDADEVSKYKDNEVLIVTTGSQGETMSALYRMATDEHKFIKIKPSDQVIISAKAIPGNEANVSAVLDFLLKAGAKVAYQEFSEIHVSGHASIEEQKLMLTLVKPKFFLPVHGEYNHINKHKETALKCGIPERNIYLMSDGDQIELCQKYIKRVKTVKTGKVFVDNQINKQIADDVVIDRQKLADSGIVVIIAQLDKASKTLINKPRVFSYGLVADKQDGAFSKEMSDVLSQFFPNVKDEILDNPKVLEAQIRQVLRKHIFRKIKKYPTIVPTIFVM; from the coding sequence ATGAGCGAAGAAAACAAAACTCAAGAGCAAAATAAACCTAAAAGATTTAATAAATTTAGAAATAAAAGAAAAAAAAATTTGCAAAATCAAGAGCAAAATAGTAAAATTACAAACGAAGCAAAATTAGAAAATACTCAGGCTGAAGCTAGCGAAGAAAAAAAGAAAAAGAAAAAAAATAGAAATTTGCCTTCTAAACTAAGTGGTAATGAAGAATGGCAAGTAGAACTTTCTAAAAGTATAGAAGCCAATAAAATCATGCACGAGCTAAGGCTTCACCCTTTAAAACACAACAACTCAAGCGAGCATAAAATTCGTATTACACCTTTAGGTGGGCTTGGAGAAATAGGTGGAAATATTACTATATTTGAAACCAACAACGATGCAATTATTGTTGATATAGGTATGAGTTTTCCAGATGGAACCATGCATGGGGTAGATATTATCATACCTGATTTTGACTATGTAAGAAAGATTAAAAACAAAATTCGTGCTATCATTATCACACATGCACATGAAGATCACATTGGTGCTGTGCCATATTTTTTCAAAGAATTTCAATTTCCTATCTATGCAACACCTTTAGCATTAGGTATGATTTCAAATAAATTTGAAGAACATGGGTTAAAGGCTGAACGCAAATGGTTTAGACCGGTAACAAAAAGACAAGTCTATGAAATAGGGGATTTTGATTTAGAGTGGATTCATATCACTCACTCTATCATCGATGCGTGCGCTTTAGCTATCAAAACTAAAGCAGGAACCATCATTCACACAGGAGATTTTAAAATAGATCAAACACCAATTGATGGCTATCCAACGGATTTAAATCGCTTAGCATATTATGGCGAAGAAGGGGTGCTTTGTCTTTTAAGCGATAGCACAAACTCATATAAAGAAGGTTACACAAAAAGTGAAAGTTCAGTAGGACCTACTTTTGATCAAATTTTTGCAAAAACTAAAGGCAGGGTGATTATGAGTACCTTTAGCTCTAATATCCACCGTGTATATCAAGCTATTAGCTATGGTTTAAAATATGGTAGAAAAGTGTGTGTTATAGGGCGTTCTATGGAAAGAAACCTTTATACTACTATGGAACTTGGTTATATAAAACTTGATAGAAAAATTTTCATTGATGCAGATGAAGTAAGCAAATATAAAGACAATGAAGTACTAATTGTTACCACAGGAAGTCAAGGCGAGACTATGAGTGCTTTATATAGAATGGCAACTGATGAACATAAATTTATAAAAATCAAGCCTAGCGATCAAGTCATCATCTCAGCTAAAGCCATACCAGGAAATGAAGCAAATGTTTCTGCTGTGCTTGATTTTCTTTTAAAAGCAGGGGCTAAAGTAGCCTATCAAGAATTTAGCGAAATTCATGTAAGCGGACATGCTAGCATAGAAGAACAAAAATTAATGCTAACTTTAGTAAAACCTAAATTTTTCTTACCGGTACATGGAGAGTACAATCATATCAACAAACACAAAGAAACTGCACTAAAATGTGGCATACCTGAAAGAAATATCTACTTAATGAGTGATGGAGATCAAATAGAACTTTGTCAAAAATACATCAAACGCGTAAAAACAGTTAAAACAGGAAAGGTTTTTGTAGATAATCAAATCAACAAACAAATCGCAGATGATGTGGTGATTGATAGGCAAAAATTAGCAGATAGCGGTATAGTTGTCATCATCGCTCAGCTTGATAAAGCAAGCAAAACGCTTATTAACAAACCACGAGTATTTAGTTATGGCTTGGTGGCTGATAAACAAGATGGGGCATTCTCAAAAGAAATGAGTGATGTTTTAAGTCAATTTTTTCCAAATGTAAAGGATGAAATTTTAGATAATCCAAAAGTTTTAGAAGCCCAAATTAGACAGGTGTTAAGAAAGCATATTTTTAGAAAAATCAAAAAATATCCGACTATAGTACCAACTATTTTTGTGATGTAG
- a CDS encoding glycosyltransferase family 9 protein, protein MIVSLDMLYAIKHIYHAKVIVFCRKNTENILKNFDFIDNIELIDKIDKNIIPQINKYPIDYLISFHAKSFLIKLLINTNTKYIIVKAKFVSIFSLKCKTIFTSITKRFFKNRSDRDRMLYYARKINSSIFDIKIKNLEFKTQIQTNAIHKILINDFLRKNEIKNFVILNPFSITSKHTLDIISFLKLAKNIKKNYQNISIVIPTYELVHDDFIDEIHKYDKNLLEEIIVFKNNSDILNLAELISRSKCIISPSTGAIHIATNLKIPSIALYPPKDEIFWPTYNKDYIIITKTQNNLREDEKQEFIENITKRLKKYL, encoded by the coding sequence ATGATAGTTAGTTTAGATATGTTATATGCCATAAAACATATATATCATGCGAAAGTAATTGTATTTTGTAGAAAAAATACTGAAAATATTTTAAAAAATTTTGACTTTATTGACAACATAGAACTTATTGATAAAATTGATAAGAATATAATTCCGCAAATAAATAAATATCCAATAGATTATTTAATATCATTTCATGCAAAATCTTTTTTAATTAAACTTCTAATAAATACAAATACAAAATACATTATTGTAAAAGCAAAATTTGTTAGTATATTTTCCCTTAAATGCAAAACTATATTTACAAGTATAACAAAAAGATTTTTTAAAAATAGAAGCGATAGAGATAGAATGCTATATTATGCTAGAAAGATAAATTCTAGTATTTTTGATATAAAAATTAAAAATTTAGAATTTAAAACACAAATTCAAACTAATGCGATACATAAAATTTTAATAAATGATTTTTTAAGAAAAAATGAAATTAAGAATTTTGTTATACTTAATCCTTTTAGTATTACTTCAAAGCATACTTTAGATATTATTTCTTTTTTAAAATTAGCTAAAAATATCAAGAAAAATTATCAAAATATTAGTATTGTTATACCTACTTATGAACTAGTACATGATGATTTTATAGATGAAATTCATAAGTATGATAAAAATTTACTTGAAGAAATTATTGTTTTTAAAAATAACAGTGATATTTTAAATTTAGCAGAACTTATATCTCGTTCAAAATGTATTATTAGTCCTAGCACTGGTGCAATTCATATCGCTACAAATTTAAAGATTCCTAGCATTGCACTTTATCCACCAAAAGATGAAATATTTTGGCCTACATACAATAAGGACTATATAATCATAACAAAAACTCAAAATAATTTAAGAGAAGATGAAAAACAAGAGTTTATTGAAAATATTACAAAAAGATTAAAAAAATATCTTTAA